ATAGATTAAGagctttatatattttgtgttttttattaaatagaaaataatgaaaagtaaattgtaaaaaaattgtgaaaaattgaATACAAATAATGGTACAAAAAGCTTTTGACAATTAAATTTACTACGCCATGGAAAAAGACTTCAAAAAGGGAACTTTTGAAAATCAACTAACAAAAAAGTGGCAAAGATATTTCTGATAAAAATCTAGTAAACGAAACAACTAACTAAAAAAACTGTATGGGTGATTCCCCATTGTTGCTTTAGTCATCAtctcaaaagcaaaaaaaaaaatgtccaaacattcgaaacaaaaatttgttaatcGATTGATTAACTATCTTTAAAAGTTAGTCACAATTTTCTAGTTTTGCTTGATATTGAATTCCAATTTAATGGATATGACCAAAGGTGGCAATGACATCGAATGGCAAAGACTCACCTGTTTCATGTTCTCTATTAGGCGACAACGTTGACACATCATCCTCAGCAGTGTTTAGTTCGCTTACAGCATGTACTTCTTCTCCATTATtgtcatcattatcatcatcatcgtcattctCGTCATCATCTTGGTCATCATGTTGCTTCTGACTGTCAGTGATGACCTCGATGACACTTTTCACCGAATCCAttgatgatgttgctgataCCAAAATTGGTGTTGTtattggtgttgttgttgtttcagaCATCGTTGACGAGGACGAGCCGGTAGAGGATGAGGTGCTCAGAATTGCTCCCTTTGGCGTTTGCTTCTCTGCATTGGGCAACTGATGGCTCTCAAAATGCAGGTCATTTGGATCCAATGCCTCATCGCTCGAGGTCGATAAGGGGGCTTCTGCTGTTGCTATTTCGACTACTGGTCCGGTGGATGCAGCaacaacggcagcagcagcaacagcaacgggaGTTACCGATGCTGTTACCTCTAATGCGGCACCGTTCATGGCCTGCTCAGTTTGTTGGGGCACATTTGGCAAATCGACGCTGGCCAAGGTGATAATTGGTTGTTCTACGCCCACAATGATGCGCTCTAAGGGTTTGGGTGCTTGCGACAATTCCAGGCTGCTGCGTCGCTGAGTTGGTGTTGGTTTTTCACTGCGTTTTGTTGGCACTGGTGGTGGTGCCACCTTTGGTTTCATCGGTGGCGATGGAGGTGACAGTTTCGGCTTATTAGTGGGTACTGGAGGCTTATGTTTAGGCTTTGGTGCCGGAGTGGGTGCAGATGTGTGTTCCAATTTGTTTGCATCCTCAATAATGTGCTTGTGCAGTACATAGCCAAGGTCTTCTTCTACCTTTACGGTGACTTCTTGTTCTTCCACCTTCTCTATCTTCTCCTTGTGCTCTTCATCCAATTCTATTGTAGGTTCTTCCACTTGCACTTCATGTGACTCCTTTTTCTCCTTCTCCTCGAAGGCACTCAAATCGAATCCTTGCTCATCATCAGCCAATTCCAAATTATATAGTTTCTCTGCTTCTTTCTTAACCTTTTGATAGCTTTCGATTAGTTTTTGTGCCTCCTGCTCTAAGCGTCTCTCCTCGTCGGTTTTCTTTAACAATTTGGCACCCTTCTTTGCGGCACTTTCCTTACTTTGTTCCAATTTCTTGGTAACTTGTTTCTCACCATCCTTGGTCTCGGTCAATGTCTCGGACAATTCCCTTTCAAATGTGACCAAAGCGGCTCCATCGTCGTCTTGTTCATGATGATCATTGTCATTGCCATTCAATATCTGTTCCCCTTCAAGATATGTCTCCTTATTGATCTCCTCGCACTCTGTATATGTTAGGCCATTACCATTTTCGGCCAACTGCAACTGTTTGCCACATTCGGATAAGGTCAAAATACCCGTTTCAATACTTTGTTTATCCTGTGGATTATCCAAACGCTCGGTCAAACGCATCTCTGCCGAGACAGTGGCAGTCAACGGCTGCAGCTGCTCGTCACCAAGGTCGAGCAAATTGTCGTTGCTGCTGATCTTCTTAAAGCGTGCACTGTTCGATTTGGTTGCCACATTGGTTAACAATTTTTTCTCACCGGTCAATGGATCGGTTGTTCGTAATGCGCTTAAAATTtgctcctcactcttcacacGACGCTCCTCGTGCACTGTGGTCGTTGTCTTGGTCGTTGTCATAATCGGTTCGTTTTCACCACCATCTCCTTGTCTTTCCTCATATGGTTGAAGTTTGAAGGCAATGTCTGGTATCAGAACATTGGATGAACTGCTTGTGCTAGTGCTGGTACTACTACTTGagctactactactactagtcTTCATGGTGGTTACTTTAGTGGTTGTAGTGGTGCTACTGCGTTGACTTTTCACCGAACTTTCGGATACACTTTCCTCCTGTATCGTTTTTGTTGAGGTCGAAGAATTTGTTAATGTTTGATCCAAGCTCTTATCGGCTGCGTCATGGTCAATTATCTTATCATTCTCTTCGTTAGCTTCCATTTTGGACATCGgcaactgttgctgctgttgttgttgtggtaaCTTCTCGGCTTTAACTACGGTTCTgtgaaataacaaaaaaagaaaaacagaaaagaaaaaaaaccaaacattGTCAATCAGTCATCACACATTGagtaattataattattatggCCATTCTTATCGTATGCTAATTGTGTTCAACAATTCCCACctatgtattgtatattgcAAGTCAGTGCTGCGCGAAAAATTCTTTATTCGAACCTTTGCCTTACGTCTCCAAAATAACACTGATTGGGCCAAGAGCGTTCTAatggattttttgtttttgccattcaGGTTCTTATCAGGTGTTTCGTTCGTTCGGCGTACTTTTATTATCAAAGTGAGAGTGTGGGAGAGTGAAGTAAACACACCGGCATTTGGGTCTTATcgaaactttttctttttgtatatattcaGGAGAGAAGAATGTGCGAGTATGGGAGGGAGGGcaatgtatatattatttactGCAAATATGACTATTGTTATTATcgttacgttttttttttgttgttatttagtttcttcttcttttttttttttttgcaaatttttgttgGTGATGAAATCGAATAGGAACTCATTGTGTGAAGGGTTTGATAagattgtatgtacatacatgtgtacACACATATCCTTACTGTCTTTGTTTAAGGTTTTAAGTTTGATTAAGAAGATTAGGTTTAAAGACACGATTATCTTATCGAAGTCGACTTTTTATCACCTTACTCATGGGGGCTAACTATGGGTATGTAGTTAGAAATGTCATAAAAGTGTATCTAACAGACAGTGGGGCGCTTTGTCAACCCCCTGAAAAGACGTTTATATTTTCATAGTCAGCATCATAGTCATGTCGGTCTGTATTCCGTTTTAATTCTTGTGAACTCTCCCAAGTCTGGAATCGTTTAAAAGTGTGTtggcaaaatgaaaattatagtTTATACTATGCACTCACCCATTTGTCAACGATTGTGGTTCCAGTGAGGAGAACTCTTCTTCGACTTCACCAATGGTAGGCAACATATTCGAGTGCCAATACATATTGAAATATGCCTCAGATGGTCCAGGGCCATTTATCAATTCGGGTGGTCCCAATTTCTCACCATCCTCGCATATATATTCCCTTTCGGCAGCATCatccacatcatcatcacccGTATCATCATCGGCACAATCACTACTCGAACTTGAATAGCAAGTGGTATTCTGTGTATCATCCACAACTTTCATACACTTGCCCACAACGAGAGGTGGCGGTGATTCTCTAGCCAAATCTTCCGCttcggcagcagcagccgccaaAAGGGCCGTAATATCTGTAGCCACATTATCATTAGTCTTATCCTTATCCTGTTTGTGCACCAAATCGAATAGACTGGGCATTTTATCCTCGTCGAGAGTTTTGCTCTCATAGgtttgaattttaaaacgaaTCTCTCGATTACTAGTGGGCGATGGGGTATTCACTGGTGTGGTTTTCGGTGTGGTCGGCAATCCAACGGCTGTACCATTCGATAAGGTTGAGGTatactgctgttgctgctgctgcttaaaGGTCTGCATGGTCAACTTAGGCTGTTGCTGAGGCGGTGTTGTGGGTAATAATTGTAGTTTAGGTATTTGAGTTTTTTGCAAACTCTGAACTCGTTCTGGTGGTTTGGGTTTCGGTCCTTTGGGCGAACGTCCATTGTTGTTAGTGCCACTGCTTGAACTGCAAGTGGAACTTAAGCTTTCGGTGGAGCTTTTGGTATTATTGTTATTACCATTCAGCAGTAGAACAGGTATAAATGTTCTTTCCGGCGTCCTTGCTGGAGCCTCTGCTGAATTAGCTCTCTGCAGCGGTGGACGTAATTGTCCCAGTGACGTTGGACTAGACTCCTTTGATTTGCTATTACGATAGAAACCCAATTTTAAATCTGTTTccgatttttgtttttgcaacaATCTAGGTATATTTGAATTGGCAAGTGGCGGTGAGTTAGTTAAAAGTGATTTACTCATCattgtcgtcgttgtcggtgtcgtcgttgtcgttgacGTTGGTGTCGATGGTGACTTTTGTGTGGGCGTCGAGACGATCGGTATGCGTGACTTTGTTTGCTGAGGTGACTGCATTTTTAAAGAACTCGTTGGTGTCAATTGCAATTTAATCTCTCCCTCGGTTTTGGCTCGCGAAAAATTCATACTGGCCTTGGGTATTTTTGTCGCATTTGACTCCTTAACAACAACATCTGTGGGTGTTGCTGGAGGTGTGGCTGCAGTGGGTATCCTTGGTGGTGCCACTTCAATTGGCAGCGACTTATTGCtactgttgttgctgttgctattgaTCGTTGCTATTTTACGTGGCATGGGTATTATGGATCTCTTTTTCGGCTCCACTGTGGCCAATTGTATCCTAGGCTTGGGTATGGGACTTTTAGTCAATTCCACATTCTCATAGACATTAATTTTTTCGGTCTTGAATTCAACATTCTCATAATTATTGCCTGGTATTATTAATTTcggttgctgctgttgctgttgttgctccAACTGAAATTCCTCTTCAAGCAATGTAAATGGCTTCAATACTTTGGCCAAATCATGACCATTTAGACTATTTGCCACCAATTCGGTATCCGAACTCATCGAGAACTTATCAATGACTGTGGAAATTGTGCTAGCCGTATCATCCGATTCGGATTCAGCTTTTATGGACTCGGTTAATAGATTAATATAATATTCAGCATCTGGTGGAGGTGTTAAAGGTTTCTCAATAACCAATTGCACCAATTGATTATTTGGCTGCTGCTCCCTGGAATTTTGGCGTTTCACTTGTAATTTTCTTGGCGGCACGggaggcggtggtggtggttgagCATTTAGTGTGATGGAAAGTTGTTCcatttgttgattttgttgctgttgctgctgttgttgttcctcTTCGCTGGGTGGCTTCTGACCATGGCCATTGCGAACAATCAGTTTAATGGCCACATTATCCTTGAGACAACGCACACAATCGATGCGTGTCATTTGGGAGACATCATGGCCATCGATATTGAGTATTTCATCTCCCTCACGCAAATGACCCCAACTGGTGGCCACTTTGGAGGCAGGACTATCGGCTGCGCAGGATTGTATATAAAGTTTTTGCACCAACTCTGTATTCCGTGTACCACCCTGGAATTTTAAACCGAATCCCAATCTTTCACCGGGTAAACGATATAGGATAACATTCTCCGATTCATTCAGATTCTGTGGCACTTCCTGTTGCTGCttctcctgctgctgttgctgctgcagtaGCTCCATCTCATTGATGGTCAGCACTGTGATGAATGAAGAATCTTCGGCAACAGAGCTTTGCCGTTTGACTAGCTGGTTCTTCAACTGGTTTGTGTCTTTGGTGGACGATGTTGGATCGTCGACTTCAACAACAGTTATATAGTCATCATTCGCACCAGTTGATGTGAAGGCCATAGTGAACTGTTGAAAAGCTCTCCAAAGCCCGACTCACCACAAAACAGGAACCGATCACTTGAGCTTTGTGCTTTAACCAATAAGTGATAAAGATTGTTGCTCTTGGTTGTTGTCTTTGCTTAGCTGTTGCCACAACTGAAAGAAcaaggagagagagaaaaagatattgaagaaataaattaattatgtatataaatataaatttcacaCACATAAGTAGTAGAGAGATATTTTTATAAGATTACGAAAATCCATAATATAAAACTtctgaaatttatttatatatcatatatatcatataccGATCAACTGGGTATGGATCTAGCccatatacttatatgtatatcttatatatagatagatatatcTATATTATTGATTtagtaaagtaaaaaaagtatatatattattttaaaatacatttcTTTAAAGTTTTGGTAATTTGCTAAACTTCTGACCTTGTTAAACAGGCATATAaatgattttatataattaGTTTTACACAAGCattaacaattattattaataagcTTTAATTAATGGCTTGAAAACGAATACAGTAAATAAAAACAGATGACTAAGTCAATTAAGAAtgaattatttgtttttctcaaGTTAACTTCGAATAATAAAATTTCGAATAATAACCCTAAACTCTTCAGGCCCAAAGACCAAAAACATTTTGGCTAAGCACATTAGAATGAGACTAATTATGaagcattttgttgttgttttagttGAGCTAAGATTCAAGCTAACCATCAGCTAATTCACTGTAGTTTAAGCATGGAGTTTTGTGATCTTTCTACTCTTATTTCATATCAATTGAGTAAAGATTTATTTGatctttttcaaaatttaaagaaaacacTTTGTCCATCTACCTATCCATTCATCTTTGTATCCTTCACACAGTGGCGCTCCTTTTTTTCATCTAACTAATGGCATAGTGTTTGTCTTCAGGGAATTCTCCTCTTTCgttctctatctctttttcccccctttttttttttttgtttactgtCAACAGAGTTGGAGGACtggaaaaatttttatttatgccgCTTTGTAGCGCCCGAAAAATTCTCGGCAGCGGCACCTGTCAGTCAACACTtgaagcaaagcaaaaaaaagcaagaacaaaaaaaacagttaAGTTAGATAAAAGGGGAAACTGAGAGgtggtttttttattttggggcCGAGGGACCAAAACTGGACATGggcaagaagaagaagatgaacGACAACTGGCTGGTCTgagagacagacaaacagacagactgactgactgactgactggcagCTCTATGGCAACCGTTGACGACGTCCAACATCGTGGCCCATAgaaggcaaacaaaatgcGCTGACAGGGATAGCTTCCGCTTCACTACGGACTGACTGACACACATTTTACACAGATCTCCCTCCCTCcaccaagagagagagagagagagagggagagactGAGATACAGATATGGCGACAGATAGatttagagagagagagagaagagagagTGATGGAGATTGAAGTGCCCATCTTAGTTTTGGGGTGCTGTTTGAGTTTGTTATTGCTTCTGTCTAATTGAAgtcgagtgtgtgtgtgtgtgtgtgtgtgtacattttGTGTAACTTTGAGACCATTTGATCTGACAGTAAACTCGGAGATTTTAGCCGGCCAACTTTGACATTATGCGCCACAAATTGTTGATAATACCACGACTTGATACATATAAGAGAAAGAGGGgcaagatatatatatgtatatcacaATCCAAGTTAAGAAACTGGCTCCTTCTACTTCgtcttttgcttctttttcttcttcttcttgttcgCCTGCCTGTCTGCCACAATGTCTAAAGGTAACAATTTATATAATGAAActgatttcaaatttttgtacGCGAGCTTtgttcgtcgtcgtcgtcgttgccATTGGTAATTACCGGGTAACCGGCTAAAAAGGaggaaaaacgaaagaaagaaaaaaacactaTAAGACGACCATCAGTAAGAAACAACAGTTATAACAAAAAgaagacagaaaaaaaaataaaacattaaaaaaggcaccaaaaaaaagaaaaaaaataacaacaaaaataaatacaacatAAAAGGAAAGTCAGAATATTTAGTAGTTACAATGACGCGTTAATGCCCTTTTTTGGGtatgaatattttcaaaaatttcattcaattACTCTCACTCAATACAGAAACTGAACTGGAATAACTTGatagtaaaatatataaatatattcctTGAAAATGCTGTTAATGACTGTTTTGTCTATTGACATTAGTTGCCCATTGGccatatttttataaattttaagctATGCTTTTTTTAATTGGTATCATCAACAATTTGTCAATTACTCttattatatttcattttaaaggGCTAACAAGGGCCCAATTCCAATTGCATGATAAATCAACTATCAATGATCATTAACGAGTTGGCCACTGGCTCACCTTGCGGTCATATTGACTCTCTAATGACCACAAACATTACCAACTTTTAGGTTTACTTTAGGCCAAGTGCATTCGGTTGCCTAAAGACTACTTGTTGGTTGTAGTTGACTTTTGGGTATTTAAGTTGATTATGTTTTTAGTCTTGACAAATACCGTTCAAATGCCCAATCAACTATAGATACCCATTCGATATCGAAGTGTATAAGCGAAAATTGAAACAAGTTTAAGAACTCAACCTAAACCAActggtggtgttggtggtgctgGTCACCTGTCCAGTCAAGCTCCGTTCGAATACTTTTCGATTACTatcccaaaaaagaaaaccaaaaaaaaaaaaaaaaacacaggaAACATGTATTTGTGCCAAAGTCGAAGAAGAACCGCAACATGATTTTGCAACTTTCTTGGCCtgttgcagtttttttttcggttttttgttgttgtttctttgaGATACAACAAAACCCGTCGCTAAATCATCTGTTGATgctacacacatatacacacacacacctaaaAACCCACCTGACGGGGCAAGTTTTGTGGGAGTCTCATGGGTTGCTGCAAGATTTGAAAAATCTTTGgaattttttcttgtttctacagtttagttttcttcttttttttgcactcgttgattctttttttgttttttttgttggttgagatgttgttgttgttgttgcaagtTCGTTTTGATAAAAAAGAAAGTTGACATAAATTGTAAAGTTGCAGGAAGGAAATAATTCGagtttttcggtttttgtttttggcaagTTTTGTGTGGGATTTTTTGTcaatgtgtgtttgtgtgtgtgtgtggtgttgTGTTGAAATAAAATGCATTTGAAAGTTTGGTGAAACAAGTTAATCGCCTTTGTCTCTTAACTTTTATTTCAGTCTCTTTTCCATTGGACTGAGTTATGTTTTAGTTACACAttgagatagaaagagagagagagagagagagcgtgaGAGTGAGGGGGGCAGTGCGGTCAGAGGTTGAGATTAATATGGGTAGGCGATAAAATGACAAGAGCCATGATAAGTGGATTGCTTTTGGAATAAGTTAAGAGTGATATATAGTATTGCCGGCTATGGAGCAGTTAGGAAATCTATTTCCCCTagctcacatacacacacacatacacacatactcaCACGCAGTTTGTTAACTAAATTATGGAGCCACAGAAGCTTtcaacataaatttttatggtaAAACTTTAAATCAAACAGGACTGACTGAACTTCACTTGCCAGGCCAAAACTAACTAATTAATTAACCAACTTTGTAAGAGAACAAATGCGAAAATAtcgaaatatttattttttaaatccaCTCAAAAGAGACAAAACATACTTATATAAAACGAGAAACTCAAGAGAAGTTGAGTGCACACTTGCAATAATTAATTGGCAATAAAGGTGAAAACTAAATAAGAGTTGTACAAGAATTGAATTTCTATCATTACCCTATGAAGATTGTCTTTTTGAATAAGTTGTGGTTAATgatttgttattaatttttgtattattttttatatatttgtatatttatttaattatattaagaaaatagGAAAAGCCACAGCTACAGTGAGACATCGATAGATGTGATGGCTTTCGACTGGTGCATATCtttcttttcatattttcttaatgGATGAATATTTGCTTAGTTTAAAGTATATAATTTGACTGCACCGAATGCACACACCCTTATTGTACGTATCAATTTTATTGAATAAGCCGTCTCAgatttctatatatttctACTGATTGTGAGATATTTCTTAGGCTTTTCGCTCGCTGGATTCTAGTGGTCTGATCTCACGAATTGTCAAACTTGATCTTCATTAGGCAATAAAAAGCTTAAACACCAAGAATTATTCCAGTTGTTTTCCAATTTAGGGCTTGAAGTTAATACACACAGGTGggcatggctatatcgacttggCTTCCCaagctgatcaagaatatatatatagtttatgtACTAACATTTAACTTGTTTTATACTTTTTACTAGAGTATAAAATTACTGGCCTAGACTTAAGTTCATTTAATTGTTACATATGGGAAACAATTTTTGATTACTTTTCAGGCTGGAAacgaaatgaatgaaattaGGCCTCCCCCTGACCTGCCCCTTCGACCATAGACAGACTGGTGATTCGTCCCCGAAGGCCCAAGAAAAAAAGCACGACCTCCAccctacatatgtacattagTATATGGATATTGTCAATTTAGGATAGATTAATACATTAACATATACATTTGTGCTACAGAAATCACATCAGCGGCTGAAATCTAGGtgcattaaaataaaaaaagatttgttgcaattgtttgtttaattttacgTTTTTGCAAATCACAAGAAATTTTTATCAGGCATATAGTAAAATGACAATTATTATGTTATAATACCAAAGTAAGTGTGTTAAACAGGATATTGCTGATATTGTTGTCGTCATATTCATGTTTTCTTATACCTTTTTCTACAACTGTGATTCGTTTCATTAATTTCGTAATGGTCAGTTTAGTTGATCTTATGACTGTTGTTATAGTATTTAGTTTACATCATAAACTGTAAAATGATGTCTGACTATTCTGTAAAACCAACACTTTTACAGTATTCTGTTTGTTCGTAGCAAaagtattgaaaattttaaacttcTAGCCCTTAAAATTCTTCTAAACTTACTCTACATAAAGCTCAGGTATCTAGCCAACAGTTTTGTTActtattttattgttaaaatacaaaattttcccTTTGAAACGCTGCAGAAATTAATCATATGAATAAATCATTAATCTAGTACGACTATTCAATGTCATTAATTTAACCAAAGTTATAATAATTTATCTTAAGGGTTTCGGAAGTTACAATCATGTTGTTGGAGATCCTCTAACCACTAATAACAACGTGTAATAAATcttaagaaaaattaaatagagTCATCGATGAAACACGcgaatataaaataaagtgaaaGTTGATTTTGATGgaaaatcaatataaaaaaatgttaacaaaAGGCGggaaaatgtatgtatgtagttctAATAAGTTAGtttgaaattatttgaaaattcgTATAGTTTTGTACACTTTATACAATGCTCCTATTGCTGGccatcaattttaattttgtgtagtttttcatttccttttcACTTACCGCATTTGGTAATTTCATTAACAAATTTACTAAAAACTCGCTCACAATCATCATTTTGATAAAATGTGCTTTAAatgctttttaattaaaaacatttatgcaaattgcgcacaaaagcagcagcagcagcaacaacaacggcaaaCATAGCAAATAGCAAttacaacaatagcaacaaatgCTAAGTGCGCTTGTGAACAAAAGTGCACTACACCCCTTTTTCTCATCTCCCCCCCCTTACCATCACTACTGTCACTCTTCCCTCTTGTTGTGTTGTCGGTGTTGTGTCTCCTTCATAGCAAAGTTTCACACCATTTGCTATGCGACTGACCGCAGCTCATTATCTTTACTGACGCTACGCAAATTATGGGAAACTAGCGCAACACAGTGGCCCCTCTGCCCCTGTCCCAACCCCACTGCCAACTAAACCACCTTGCCCCACAATGCTCTTCATCGTGATAAAAAGTCAATGCTTATgctaattttcttttttgccttGGCACTTCCTTCCCCTCGCACCACGAATGCATTTTAATTGCACTTTTTCCTGCTAACCAAGAAGAAaaacattaaagaaaaaaaaaaaaaaaagtgcacaACTAATAACTGAgcaatttattaaaatgttttgcGGTGTGCCACTGCCTGCCACTGGGAGAGAAAAAAGAAGGCGGAGGAAGAGGGAGGGAGGGCATTGCCGTAAGGTGTTTTGTATactttgttgttggtttcggTTTTGGCATTAGTTTGCTGgtaatttgattaaaaagcAAAGTCTCCTcggtttatattttttgttttttttttatttttcgtgCTATTTTGGCCAAATGATCAGCGAGGCGTGAAAATTTCTCTAACCAAGTCGCTGTTGGGCGATTTATGTGAGAATTATGTTAAATTAGCCAACGAAGCGTGCggacaataacaaaaaaaaaaaactaaaaatctgTCAGAAGAAGAGTTTTGCAAATTTATTTAgataaaaaagaattaaaaacctcaaaacccaaaaaactcAACCTAAGACCAAtgtcaaaattttttcaatttaggtcatgttttttgttatataaaaTCAGTTAACAAATTTTATCTTTAGACGTAATCTTTGGAAAAAGAAAGTAGAAAATTGAACAACATATAAGATGAAAAGCCTCTtcctctttttctctttgtttttctcCCTCTTGATCTTTGCCTTTTAGTTCAAAAAgtttagttttcatttatGGGATTTCTACAATCAAGTCTCAACAAACCTACAAAAAATATTGGCAATGTCATCTGAATCGAAAGACGAGATTGGCTATCTACTCGGTGTCCTTTATATAGAACTAATGCATCTTGTGGAAGAACAAGTATGGGCTCAATTCCAATAGGATGTCAATCAATCTCGTGCTCTCTTGATGCTGGCCAAGATTAGATTACAGCAAGGTAATCAACGTATTGCGGCTCAACTGTCATGTTCACGACCCTACAAATCGGTAATACGGCTATAGTTCATGAGGTCATGCCTTGTGTCATGGCTTGGAAATCGCTAAGACATCGGATCGAACCAGCTCGGGCTTATGTTCAACCATTGGGAAATATCTTTAGTTCACTAGTGTCATGTGGCTTGCATGTGGCCACTCAAAAATGGATAGCTTGATCCACACAACTATTGAATGTGGTCAATGTCAATGGTGAGCTAAGAGCCACATTAAACTCCATACACAAACTCAAATGGATCattggcaaaaagaaaatgacgAACACGAAGACGAAAGAGGAGAAGAATGAG
The sequence above is a segment of the Drosophila willistoni isolate 14030-0811.24 chromosome XR unlocalized genomic scaffold, UCI_dwil_1.1 Seg143, whole genome shotgun sequence genome. Coding sequences within it:
- the LOC111518992 gene encoding calponin homology domain-containing protein DDB_G0272472-like, with the translated sequence MAFTSTGANDDYITVVEVDDPTSSTKDTNQLKNQLVKRQSSVAEDSSFITVLTINEMELLQQQQQQEKQQQEVPQNLNESENVILYRLPGERLGFGLKFQGGTRNTELVQKLYIQSCAADSPASKVATSWGHLREGDEILNIDGHDVSQMTRIDCVRCLKDNVAIKLIVRNGHGQKPPSEEEQQQQQQQQNQQMEQLSITLNAQPPPPPPVPPRKLQVKRQNSREQQPNNQLVQLVIEKPLTPPPDAEYYINLLTESIKAESESDDTASTISTVIDKFSMSSDTELVANSLNGHDLAKVLKPFTLLEEEFQLEQQQQQQQPKLIIPGNNYENVEFKTEKINVYENVELTKSPIPKPRIQLATVEPKKRSIIPMPRKIATINSNSNNSSNKSLPIEVAPPRIPTAATPPATPTDVVVKESNATKIPKASMNFSRAKTEGEIKLQLTPTSSLKMQSPQQTKSRIPIVSTPTQKSPSTPTSTTTTTPTTTTMMSKSLLTNSPPLANSNIPRLLQKQKSETDLKLGFYRNSKSKESSPTSLGQLRPPLQRANSAEAPARTPERTFIPVLLLNGNNNNTKSSTESLSSTCSSSSGTNNNGRSPKGPKPKPPERVQSLQKTQIPKLQLLPTTPPQQQPKLTMQTFKQQQQQQYTSTLSNGTAVGLPTTPKTTPVNTPSPTSNREIRFKIQTYESKTLDEDKMPSLFDLVHKQDKDKTNDNVATDITALLAAAAAEAEDLARESPPPLVVGKCMKVVDDTQNTTCYSSSSSDCADDDTGDDDVDDAAEREYICEDGEKLGPPELINGPGPSEAYFNMYWHSNMLPTIGEVEEEFSSLEPQSLTNGTVVKAEKLPQQQQQQQLPMSKMEANEENDKIIDHDAADKSLDQTLTNSSTSTKTIQEESVSESSVKSQRSSTTTTTKVTTMKTSSSSSSSSSTSTSTSSSSNVLIPDIAFKLQPYEERQGDGGENEPIMTTTKTTTTVHEERRVKSEEQILSALRTTDPLTGEKKLLTNVATKSNSARFKKISSNDNLLDLGDEQLQPLTATVSAEMRLTERLDNPQDKQSIETGILTLSECGKQLQLAENGNGLTYTECEEINKETYLEGEQILNGNDNDHHEQDDDGAALVTFERELSETLTETKDGEKQVTKKLEQSKESAAKKGAKLLKKTDEERRLEQEAQKLIESYQKVKKEAEKLYNLELADDEQGFDLSAFEEKEKKESHEVQVEEPTIELDEEHKEKIEKVEEQEVTVKVEEDLGYVLHKHIIEDANKLEHTSAPTPAPKPKHKPPVPTNKPKLSPPSPPMKPKVAPPPVPTKRSEKPTPTQRRSSLELSQAPKPLERIIVGVEQPIITLASVDLPNVPQQTEQAMNGAALEVTASVTPVAVAAAAVVAASTGPVVEIATAEAPLSTSSDEALDPNDLHFESHQLPNAEKQTPKGAILSTSSSTGSSSSTMSETTTTPITTPILVSATSSMDSVKSVIEVITDSQKQHDDQDDDENDDDDDNDDNNGEEVHAVSELNTAEDDVSTLSPNREHETVQNENGYISILQQLIQMAPDHFINVRLRLFLAISLGFKITKKSSERTDFRTNKHQKQQQQRQRQRQRQRQRIQMGGKCEKEMVGKEEEERSRRLEVEVQVESAAQRLEA
- the LOC26530100 gene encoding LOW QUALITY PROTEIN: uncharacterized protein LOC26530100 (The sequence of the model RefSeq protein was modified relative to this genomic sequence to represent the inferred CDS: deleted 2 bases in 1 codon; substituted 1 base at 1 genomic stop codon), yielding MGKKKKMNDNWLDVNQSRALLMLAKIRLQQGNQRIAAQLSCSRPYKSVTAIVHEVMPCVMAWKSLRHRIEPARAYVQPLGNIFSSLVSCGLHVATQKWIAXSTQLLNVVNVNGELRATLNSIHKLKWIIGKKKMTNTKTKEEKNERNKAV